Proteins co-encoded in one Erinaceus europaeus chromosome X, mEriEur2.1, whole genome shotgun sequence genomic window:
- the LOC103108160 gene encoding olfactory receptor 13H1-like, whose product MGNLKRGNASEVTEFILVGFSRQPQIQAAFFLGLLLLYLITMFGNSLIVVVVRWDSQLHVPMYFFLSNLSFLDICYSTSWEPYVLAQCFRDFPTISYTSCYAQMTTCLFLGITECLLLAVMAYDRFVAISNPLRYTIIMNNKVCIHLALGTWTSAFLVALIPIIAIPAHYCGHNVINHFICEVQALLKLICSDTPVSLLLGLVISVFTLPLPFTFILISYVRIAVAVLRIHSLEARFKAFSTCGSHLTVVTIFYGTAIYMYLKPHSKKSQEEDKVFSIFYGAITPMLNPLIYTLRNKDVKSALRRLVKGNERF is encoded by the coding sequence ATGGGCAATCTAAAAAGAGGCAATGCCTCTGAAGTAACCGAATTCATCCTTGTTGGATTTTCCAGACAGCCTCAAATCCAGGCTGCCTTCTTCTTAGGACTGTTGCTTCTCTACCTCATCACAATGTTTGGAAAcagtcttattgttgttgtagtgaggTGGGATTCTCAACTTCACGTccctatgtatttttttctcagCAACTTATCCTTCCTTGATATCTGTTACTCCACCAGCTGGGAACCATATGTCTTGGCCCAGTGCTTCAGGGACTTCCCTACCATTTCCTATACCAGTTGTTATGCCCAGATGACCACATGCCTCTTTCTTGGGATAACAGAGTGCCTCCTCCTTGCTGTCATGGCTTATGACAGGTTTGTTGCTATCTCCAATCCCTTGCGTTACACCATCATTATGAACAATAAGGTCTGCATACATTTGGCCTTGGGAACCTGGACCAGTGCCTTCTTAGTAGCTCTTATACCAATCATTGCAATTCCTGCTCATTACTGTGGACATAATGTCATCAACCATTTTATCTGTGAGGTCCAGGCCCTGCTGAAGCTCATCTGCTCAGACACCCCTGTTAGTCTGCTGCTGGGTCTGGTTATCAGTGTGTTCACACTACCCTTGCCTTTCACCTTCATCCTCATTTCCTACGTTCGTATTGCAGTGGCTGTCTTAAGGATTCATTCTCTGGAGGCCAGGTTCAAAGCTTTCTCCACCTGTGGATCTCATCTGACTGTGGTCACAATATTTTATGGGACAGCCATCTACATGTACCTGAAACCTCATTCAAAAAAATCTCAGGAAGAGGACAAAGTCTTTTCAATCTTTTATGGAGCCATTACTCCCATGTTAAACCCCCTCATTTATACTCTGAGAAACAAGGATGTGAAAAGTGCGCTTAGGAGGTTAGTCAAAGGAAATGAAAGGTTCTAA